The following DNA comes from Anopheles arabiensis isolate DONGOLA chromosome 3, AaraD3, whole genome shotgun sequence.
AGTTTGCTGCGTTTTATCTGGCTTGTTCCAGTTGTTGGTTGTTGCGTGGCacacgaaatgaaatgaatgaagagAGAATTGGGACTAAATTCAGTTtgcttttggttgttttgttttgggtttgtCCACCGTTTTTCTGAATACATTAAGCACAGCACTGCAATAATGAAGTGAACATGGTGTCTTTAATCTATCATCTTACCAAAGCAATCAAAATCTGTACCCCTCAAGAGTATCAAAACAATTAACTAAAGCTTCCTCTGGCCTGGTCTTCTTCCATCCGGTTGGGTTCGTAAATCAAATTTCGCACATTGCGCAAACCCCTTGCCGGctgaaaacaaatcaattaagCGACACCAATCGACGGTCCATCGTCGACAGCGCGTGTGTCCCGCGGCGCCATCGTCGATGAAGCGCACGCGCTGCTAAATTGCAAGAATCCTCCACCCTCTTCCGACGGAATTgaaattcattaatttaaccgtttttttgttttctttctctctctctctctctcttttcaacAGGCGACCGAACAAACTGCACGTCGTGTGGACGCGCCGTTCGCGCCGCGTCCAGTCCAGCGCGCTCGAGTGGCAGCCGGACCTAATCAACCCGCTCAGCAGCACCATGTCCTGGCCGATGCCGGATAACCACACGATCGCGGTCACGCTGTTCAAAGACATCCGGACGCACGAGCTGGAGGATAAGGATTGGACGTTCGTGCTGGAGGACGTGTCGCAGCTCGGCAAGAAGCGGGCGCTCGCGTCCGCTACGATCAACATGCGCAAGTACGCCAGTATCGAATCGACGCAGCAAACGTTTACGCTCCGGTTGCGCCCGGTGTCGAAGAAAATCCTCGCCGCCAACCTGGAGCTAACGCTGAGCTGCGTGTTTTTGCGCGAGGGCAAAGCAACGGACGAGGACATGCAGAGCATCATTTCGCTGATGTCGGTGAACAATGTGTCGGACATAGCGCCGCTCGACGATCTCGAGGACATACCGGATCTGGAGAACTCGATCGACTTCTCCGAGAACATGTCCGAGCTGACGAaccagctcgagcagctgacGACGAGCCTGAACAGCTCGGAGCTGCTGACACCGATGAGCGGCGTGCCCTCGCTGCTGTCCGACGATCAAACGCCGATCGTGTGCGGGTCGCGCGAAATGTTCCTCGACATGATGCTGGCGGGGCGGGAGGACGACGGCAGGCGTGAGTTGGACGAGAATGAGAACAAACCGACgctgcagcaccaccacagACCACACGCGCGCGAGGAAGGTACTGGTGACGGTCGTCAAGCCGGTTCGCACTCTTCGTCTCCTAGTCAGAGGGAAACTCGTGAAAACAGCCTCCCAGAAACGGTTAAaagggaggaggaagaggaagaagaccAGCTGGACAAGCagctcgacgcactgggcgtGTTGGAAGACGACGAGGAAGACAATGACTTTGCATCCGGTCGATCAACACCGGTCCCAACGGAGGCAAACCGTGTACCGACGCCGGAACCCGCACCGCCGGCCGTCGCCGTGGAGgaggaagcaaaaccgtcCACCCCGGAACCACCACCAAAAGCATCGCCCCTCGATGGTAAAGCGTTCAACAGCAGCCGATCGGACCTGAAACCACTGAACCTAGTCAAGAGCTACGACAACGAACCGAAGGAAAGGGAACAAAGCACCATAACAGAGTCCGATCGGCAGGAGGCGGATGAAAAGTCGGACATCTCGTTAGTTCCACCGATCCGGCCCGTTCCGCTGTTGGCCGGTGGGGAGCTGCTGAAACCGCTGGGCACGCTTAAGGACAGCACGCCCGGGCAGGATCTGCTAGAATGGTGCAAGGAGGTAACGAAGAACTACAACGGCGTGAAGGTGACCAACCTGACGACCAGCTGGCGCAACGGGATGGCATTCTGTGCGGTGATACATCACTTTTATCCTAATTTAATGTATGTATGGGCAATCGCAGAGTACACAGGAGAGATCTTCATTTGAATGCAATTTTCTGCTTTTTATTGCAGTGAAATGACGAAATTGTCCCCTGGCAATGTGATTGAAAACTGTCGAACGGCTTTCGATGCGGCCGAAAAGCTCGGCATACCGCGCGTGATTGAGCCGCGCGATATGAATTTGCTCGCCGTGCCGGATAAGCTGGCCGTCATGACGTACCTTTATCAGCTGCGGGCGCACTTCACCGGACACCAGCTGGAGGTCCAATCGATCGGTAAGCATTTGCTGCGCATGGGAGAGGAAATGGTGAAACTAAATGGGTGAGGGTTAAAAGGAAAACGCACAGTTGATTGGTGGTAATATCTGTGTTAATTGGTAGTTTCCTGTCCTAACACTCCACTTACCCCGTTTAAGATGGCAGCAGTGGTCCGTGTCGAGCATGCAGCCACGCGGCAGCACGGGCAGTGTGTTCTTATCACTCGCAAACGAAACTTGCCGGTGGAGAAGGAGGTACACAGAGTGTGTGGTAGTGTTTGCGCGAGAAAGAGTGGTTTTGAAATTTCTTTGCTAGgaatatgttttgttgtttcttttatcGGATCTTGTAAAAAAGACGATCAAGCTCCGTAGCATAGcggatttgtgtttttgttttaatagttATTTGCATCTGGATAGAGGGGTTGTCGCTATTCTCAAACAGTATGATTGTATTTGAAGATAAAACGTCAACTAAAGGACTCTTCAAATACTTCAATTTTTTCGAGAATTTGGGGATTTTTGATTTTATGATTGTTTTAATGCTAATCAGTTAGAAAacgatttttatcaaaatcagaaaaaaatgactgtttgtttgcttcaagTATAACATCTAACGCAGCTTGCAGGCTCAGCAACTAAACATGTCTTTCGTACTAAATCTTCCTATTGCACTGCAGTATCTTCTAATGCTCTCCCCCATTCTCTTTACCACACTACAGGCGAAACAACGGACGATTCCAGCTACGTGATCGGAAATTACAAATCGGACAAGCTGTGCAAGAATCTGCTCAACCTGACCGATATCATAACGCCCAACAACGACGACCACCCGCTCGGGTCGAAGCTGGACACGAAGGCGGCCCTGCTGGCCAACTCGAAGCACCTGCTGGGGCGCGTCCTGTCCCCGACCAAAGATAAGCTGCCCAACTTTCCCTTCAGCCTGCTGGACGGGCCGCTCGGTCCAGGGCACGTGGCAAACAATGGCCCGGCGAACAATGAGCGGGTAGAGAGCGGTGGTGACAGCAATGGTAGTAGCAAACCAGCGAACGGTTTGAGTGGCCATCAGAGCAGCAGCATAGACAGTGGAAGCAGCAACACGTCCTCTTCCACGGCCGCCAATGAAGGGGACGTGGCAAGTGAAAAGCTTACCGTGGCCACGACGGTTGACAGTGGCAGCGATGGTCGGTCGGTGGCTGTTAATGGCAGCAGTGCCAGTCCCACCGGCGATGACGAAGATGGCCAAAGACGCGCGCAAACGGAAAACAGTGTACAGCAGCCGGGTGACGATGATGAAGAGATTCAAACGCTTCCGACGTTGGATTTGAACAAAGCAAACGTAAGTAGCTTCGAAGGAacagagtgtgtgagagagagagttaaaGCAGTGTGGAGTTTGCGCAGCCCAGACGGACGATTTGATTTGTGGTTTGAGTTTGAATTTACCGTCTCGGGAggctttgattttgtttttcttagttttttttttaacttagtTTGAGTTTTGGTTGATTGATATGCCACTAGATTTGTTATTacttcaatttaatttaatttaattgtgaTCTCCACATACCAATACTGCGATACGTTACTTCTGTACATATATTATACCAATCAACTATCCGACCATGGGTTTGTattacgtttgtttgtttttttttcctgtttttctttcggCTTTGTTTTCCCCGTTTTTCGCTCCTGATTTTAGAAATTGATTTTACGGCACAAAGAAATGAGCGAGCGGGCCAAGCTCATGATAGAACGGCTTAGATCGTCGCACGTAGATAGCAAAGGTGACAAGGATGCAgtaagtgttttgtttgtttgatttttttaaatctactttataagttttctttttaatttggTTAAGTtaaaatttgttgtgtttggtttgtttttattttgtaaatattatttcattttattgatttacttAATACCTACTTAATGATTAAGTCCTCGATCTTTTGAAGTATTCACAAATTTGAAGTATTAGTGAATATTAGTTACTAACACTGATGTTTATCGATTTGCCATTTGCTTCGGTTTGCAACTCTGCTTCCCCTCAAACGCAAACCCAAAAGACCGATCGACAGGCCAGATTGCGCGAGGAGGCCCGCAAACTGATTGCCGGCGCCAAGTTAAAGCTGTCCGGGCTGGACTCTCCTTCATCGCCGACGAAACTGTTCCCCTCCGGTGGTCGCCCGGCCCCTGCTCCCCTCTCGCCAGATCGGGCCATCTCGCCGATCAACAATGGGTCGGAGTTTATCTTTCCCATTGGCCATCACCATCCGCATCGAAAGGATACGGGTTCGCCCGCCGGCCAGCAGGACCCTACCGGCAAGGAGGGTAGCAATGGGCACAGCTACAAGGCGGCGGAACAGCATCACCATCTGCTGAAGCGCAGCACACCGTCGCCGAGCAAGTTGATTGAGTTTATGGGTCCAAAGAGCCAGGAGGATGAGAATGGTCAGGTAGGTTTGAGTTGAGTTTGAGCGTGTGGAGTTTGAGTGTATTgaatagtgtttttttaaagcacaAAAGTCACCATCATCGCATTCTGCGTTGACTAGCAACATTCTAATATGAGATTTGGTTTATTATCACTTGCCAGGTGGAACGTGTAAATTACATTCAAAGTGAGCTTAACAAACTGGAGCGCGAGCAGGAAGCGATCGATCTGAAAGCAAACGCACTGGAAAAGAAGCTACGCGCTGTGATGGGCGGAACGATGACGAGTGAGTTGAGGGAGCATAGCAACGTACTAGCGGACAACAGCGAAAAGGatattaatgttttgttttccttcctttacCCGCTCATTTGCAGACGTTTCCGAAACCGAAGATCAACTCATGTCACAATGGTTCACGTTGGTAAACAAAAAGAACGCACTGCTCAGGCGGCAAATGCAGCTTAATCTACTGTAAGACCTTTTTACATTGCTCTACTATGGGAATCTTTCGATTTGTTAACTTATCCTTTATCTTTTCAATTCTTTCACTCTTCGTTACAGTGAACAAGAGAATGATCTTGAGAAAAAGTACGAAATGCTAAACATGGAGCTGCGTGCAGCCCTTTCCGTCGAGGATTGGCAGAAGACGGAGGAGCAGCGC
Coding sequences within:
- the LOC120905149 gene encoding EH domain-binding protein 1 isoform X1; the protein is MGSVWKRLQRVNKRAAKFSFTVSYHELFMETTAKWRPNKLHVVWTRRSRRVQSSALEWQPDLINPLSSTMSWPMPDNHTIAVTLFKDIRTHELEDKDWTFVLEDVSQLGKKRALASATINMRKYASIESTQQTFTLRLRPVSKKILAANLELTLSCVFLREGKATDEDMQSIISLMSVNNVSDIAPLDDLEDIPDLENSIDFSENMSELTNQLEQLTTSLNSSELLTPMSGVPSLLSDDQTPIVCGSREMFLDMMLAGREDDGRRELDENENKPTLQHHHRPHAREEGTGDGRQAGSHSSSPSQRETRENSLPETVKREEEEEEDQLDKQLDALGVLEDDEEDNDFASGRSTPVPTEANRVPTPEPAPPAVAVEEEAKPSTPEPPPKASPLDGKAFNSSRSDLKPLNLVKSYDNEPKEREQSTITESDRQEADEKSDISLVPPIRPVPLLAGGELLKPLGTLKDSTPGQDLLEWCKEVTKNYNGVKVTNLTTSWRNGMAFCAVIHHFYPNLIEMTKLSPGNVIENCRTAFDAAEKLGIPRVIEPRDMNLLAVPDKLAVMTYLYQLRAHFTGHQLEVQSIGETTDDSSYVIGNYKSDKLCKNLLNLTDIITPNNDDHPLGSKLDTKAALLANSKHLLGRVLSPTKDKLPNFPFSLLDGPLGPGHVANNGPANNERVESGGDSNGSSKPANGLSGHQSSSIDSGSSNTSSSTAANEGDVASEKLTVATTVDSGSDGRSVAVNGSSASPTGDDEDGQRRAQTENSVQQPGDDDEEIQTLPTLDLNKANKLILRHKEMSERAKLMIERLRSSHVDSKGDKDATDRQARLREEARKLIAGAKLKLSGLDSPSSPTKLFPSGGRPAPAPLSPDRAISPINNGSEFIFPIGHHHPHRKDTGSPAGQQDPTGKEGSNGHSYKAAEQHHHLLKRSTPSPSKLIEFMGPKSQEDENGQVERVNYIQSELNKLEREQEAIDLKANALEKKLRAVMGGTMTNVSETEDQLMSQWFTLVNKKNALLRRQMQLNLLEQENDLEKKYEMLNMELRAALSVEDWQKTEEQREKEALLLTELVAIVDKRNELVQNLHSQEQAIEDDDEIERKLETVDINQKDEKCVIQ
- the LOC120905149 gene encoding EH domain-binding protein 1 isoform X2, encoding MGSVWKRLQRVNKRAAKFSFTVSYHELFMETTAKWRPNKLHVVWTRRSRRVQSSALEWQPDLINPLSSTMSWPMPDNHTIAVTLFKDIRTHELEDKDWTFVLEDVSQLGKKRALASATINMRKYASIESTQQTFTLRLRPVSKKILAANLELTLSCVFLREGKATDEDMQSIISLMSVNNVSDIAPLDDLEDIPDLENSIDFSENMSELTNQLEQLTTSLNSSELLTPMSGVPSLLSDDQTPIVCGSREMFLDMMLAGREDDGRRELDENENKPTLQHHHRPHAREEGTGDGRQAGSHSSSPSQRETRENSLPETVKREEEEEEDQLDKQLDALGVLEDDEEDNDFASGRSTPVPTEANRVPTPEPAPPAVAVEEEAKPSTPEPPPKASPLDGKAFNSSRSDLKPLNLVKSYDNEPKEREQSTITESDRQEADEKSDISLVPPIRPVPLLAGGELLKPLGTLKDSTPGQDLLEWCKEVTKNYNGVKVTNLTTSWRNGMAFCAVIHHFYPNLIEMTKLSPGNVIENCRTAFDAAEKLGIPRVIEPRDMNLLAVPDKLAVMTYLYQLRAHFTGHQLEVQSIGETTDDSSYVIGNYKSDKLCKNLLNLTDIITPNNDDHPLGSKLDTKAALLANSKHLLGRVLSPTKDKLPNFPFSLLDGPLGPGHVANNGPANNERVESGGDSNGSSKPANGLSGHQSSSIDSGSSNTSSSTAANEGDVASEKLTVATTVDSGSDGRSVAVNGSSASPTGDDEDGQRRAQTENSVQQPGDDDEEIQTLPTLDLNKANTDRQARLREEARKLIAGAKLKLSGLDSPSSPTKLFPSGGRPAPAPLSPDRAISPINNGSEFIFPIGHHHPHRKDTGSPAGQQDPTGKEGSNGHSYKAAEQHHHLLKRSTPSPSKLIEFMGPKSQEDENGQVERVNYIQSELNKLEREQEAIDLKANALEKKLRAVMGGTMTNVSETEDQLMSQWFTLVNKKNALLRRQMQLNLLEQENDLEKKYEMLNMELRAALSVEDWQKTEEQREKEALLLTELVAIVDKRNELVQNLHSQEQAIEDDDEIERKLETVDINQKDEKCVIQ
- the LOC120905149 gene encoding EH domain-binding protein 1 isoform X3, whose protein sequence is MGSVWKRLQRVNKRAAKFSFTVSYHELFMETTAKWRPNKLHVVWTRRSRRVQSSALEWQPDLINPLSSTMSWPMPDNHTIAVTLFKDIRTHELEDKDWTFVLEDVSQLGKKRALASATINMRKYASIESTQQTFTLRLRPVSKKILAANLELTLSCVFLREGKATDEDMQSIISLMSVNNVSDIAPLDDLEDIPDLENSIDFSENMSELTNQLEQLTTSLNSSELLTPMSGVPSLLSDDQTPIVCGSREMFLDMMLAGREDDGRRELDENENKPTLQHHHRPHAREEGTGDGRQAGSHSSSPSQRETRENSLPETVKREEEEEEDQLDKQLDALGVLEDDEEDNDFASGRSTPVPTEANRVPTPEPAPPAVAVEEEAKPSTPEPPPKASPLDGKAFNSSRSDLKPLNLVKSYDNEPKEREQSTITESDRQEADEKSDISLVPPIRPVPLLAGGELLKPLGTLKDSTPGQDLLEWCKEVTKNYNGVKVTNLTTSWRNGMAFCAVIHHFYPNLIEMTKLSPGNVIENCRTAFDAAEKLGIPRVIEPRDMNLLAVPDKLAVMTYLYQLRAHFTGHQLEVQSIGETTDDSSYVIGNYKSDKLCKNLLNLTDIITPNNDDHPLGSKLDTKAALLANSKHLLGRVLSPTKDKLPNFPFSLLDGPLGPGHVANNGPANNERVESGGDSNGSSKPANGLSGHQSSSIDSGSSNTSSSTAANEGDVASEKLTVATTVDSGSDGRSVAVNGSSASPTGDDEDGQRRAQTENSVQQPGDDDEEIQTLPTLDLNKANVERVNYIQSELNKLEREQEAIDLKANALEKKLRAVMGGTMTNVSETEDQLMSQWFTLVNKKNALLRRQMQLNLLEQENDLEKKYEMLNMELRAALSVEDWQKTEEQREKEALLLTELVAIVDKRNELVQNLHSQEQAIEDDDEIERKLETVDINQKDEKCVIQ